One Gemella haemolysans ATCC 10379 DNA segment encodes these proteins:
- a CDS encoding D-alanine--D-alanine ligase: MTKQNIGIVYGGKSAEHSVSLLTAKSIINAIDKEKYNVFPIFISLEGNWARGEKITSEITDQHDLVFSNFDNDISGLLFEDGRKFDIVFPVLHGPNGEDGTIQGLLEIMDIAYVGNNVLSSAAGMDKVVMKQLFAAYDLPQLPYVHFIEYTWKNKKEALIAEINENLKYPLFVKPANLGSSVGISRCNDEAELVKGIEEALKFDKKIVVEQGAVGAKEIEVAVLGYNEVKTTDPGEIVNISSTEFYDYETKYTDGQSRMDIPAPIDTTLYPKFREMAATAFRAISGSGLVRADFFYTKEGEIFINEVNTMPGFTPFSMFPSLWANMNVSYSEIIEELFALAVERYEDRKNLLTEE; the protein is encoded by the coding sequence ATGACAAAACAAAATATTGGAATTGTATACGGTGGTAAAAGTGCTGAACACTCTGTGTCACTTCTAACAGCGAAATCAATTATTAACGCAATAGACAAAGAAAAATACAATGTATTCCCTATCTTTATTTCACTAGAAGGTAACTGGGCACGTGGTGAAAAAATTACATCAGAAATAACTGATCAACACGATTTAGTTTTTTCTAACTTTGACAATGATATTAGTGGATTATTATTTGAAGATGGACGTAAATTCGATATCGTCTTCCCTGTTCTACACGGACCAAATGGTGAAGATGGAACAATCCAAGGTTTACTAGAAATTATGGATATAGCTTATGTTGGTAACAACGTACTTTCAAGTGCAGCTGGTATGGACAAAGTAGTTATGAAGCAATTATTTGCTGCTTATGACCTTCCACAACTTCCATACGTTCACTTTATCGAATACACTTGGAAAAACAAAAAAGAAGCTCTTATCGCTGAAATTAATGAAAATCTTAAATATCCTCTATTCGTAAAACCTGCTAACTTAGGTTCTTCAGTTGGTATTAGCCGTTGTAACGATGAGGCTGAATTAGTAAAAGGTATCGAAGAAGCCCTTAAATTCGACAAAAAAATCGTTGTTGAACAAGGTGCTGTAGGAGCTAAAGAAATTGAAGTTGCCGTTCTTGGTTACAACGAAGTTAAGACTACAGATCCTGGTGAAATCGTAAATATTTCTTCAACAGAATTCTACGATTATGAAACTAAATACACAGATGGACAATCTCGTATGGATATTCCAGCGCCAATCGATACTACTCTATATCCTAAATTCAGAGAAATGGCAGCAACTGCATTCCGTGCAATCAGCGGATCAGGATTAGTACGTGCTGACTTCTTCTACACTAAAGAAGGAGAAATCTTTATTAACGAAGTAAACACAATGCCTGGATTCACTCCATTCTCAATGTTCCCTTCTCTATGGGCAAATATGAACGTGAGTTATTCAGAAATTATCGAAGAACTATTCGCACTAGCTGTAGAGCGTTATGAAGATCGTAAAAACTTATTAACTGAAGAATAG
- the cas2 gene encoding CRISPR-associated endonuclease Cas2, which yields MSYRFMRVLVMFDLPTETSLQRRNYRKFRKTLIKNGFIMMQESVYVKLAMNQGSADLIVKSIRKMCPDEGIVQVLQITEKQFSKMEFLVGESQTEYVDNDERLLEL from the coding sequence ATGAGTTATAGATTTATGAGAGTATTAGTAATGTTCGATCTTCCTACAGAAACATCTCTTCAAAGAAGAAATTATAGAAAATTTAGGAAAACACTAATAAAAAACGGCTTTATTATGATGCAAGAATCTGTATATGTAAAGTTAGCGATGAATCAAGGTAGTGCGGATTTGATTGTGAAGAGTATTCGAAAAATGTGTCCGGATGAGGGGATAGTTCAAGTATTACAGATTACTGAGAAACAGTTTTCCAAGATGGAGTTTTTAGTAGGAGAGAGTCAGACTGAATATGTAGATAATGATGAAAGGTTATTAGAACTATGA
- the cas1 gene encoding type II CRISPR-associated endonuclease Cas1, with product MTWRTIIVRDRAKLDYSLNFLTVRKEAETRKVSLSEIYMIIIESTAVSITAVLLNELMKNKIKVILCDEKRNPSSELIPYYGSHDTSLKYKNQIEWSAESKERIWTRIVYEKINNQMLLLKKLGKVEYKLLEQYLTELEWNDSSNREGHAAKVYFNAMFGMDFSRNKECFTNAALDYGYSIILSAFNREIVSCGYFTQLGLCHRNPYNKFNLASDFMEPFRILVDETVFSLEVDEFTKVHKNLLVNILNNTVEIDNKEQTVANAIKIYVRSLFTSLKENDLEYIKMYKYEL from the coding sequence ATGACATGGAGAACAATAATAGTTAGAGATAGGGCGAAGCTAGACTATAGCTTGAATTTCCTAACTGTAAGGAAAGAAGCGGAAACTAGGAAAGTTAGTCTTAGTGAAATATACATGATCATTATTGAAAGCACAGCGGTATCAATTACCGCCGTGCTTTTAAATGAACTCATGAAAAATAAAATTAAGGTAATATTATGTGATGAAAAAAGAAATCCTAGTTCGGAATTAATACCCTACTATGGAAGTCACGATACCAGTCTAAAATATAAGAATCAGATAGAGTGGTCAGCTGAGAGTAAAGAACGAATATGGACAAGAATTGTATATGAAAAAATTAATAATCAAATGTTGTTGCTAAAGAAATTAGGTAAAGTAGAGTATAAGTTACTAGAACAATATCTTACTGAACTTGAGTGGAATGACAGCAGTAACAGAGAAGGACATGCAGCCAAGGTTTACTTCAATGCCATGTTTGGTATGGATTTTAGTAGAAATAAAGAATGTTTTACGAATGCAGCATTAGATTATGGTTATTCAATTATATTATCTGCCTTTAATAGAGAAATTGTATCATGTGGATATTTTACGCAGTTAGGCTTATGTCACAGAAATCCATATAATAAATTTAATCTAGCCAGTGATTTTATGGAACCTTTCAGAATATTAGTAGATGAAACAGTATTTAGTTTAGAAGTTGATGAATTTACTAAAGTTCATAAAAACTTATTAGTTAATATTCTAAATAACACAGTTGAAATTGATAACAAAGAACAAACTGTAGCTAATGCAATTAAAATATATGTTCGTAGTTTGTTTACCTCATTAAAAGAAAATGATTTAGAATACATAAAGATGTATAAGTATGAGTTATAG
- the uvrB gene encoding excinuclease ABC subunit UvrB: MEINRLHVDFDLQSKYDPKGDQINAIAELTEGLNNGEKYQTLLGATGTGKTFTIANIVKNVGKPTLVLAHNKTLAGQLYNELKEFFPNNRVEYFVSYYDYFQPEAYVPSTDTYIEKDSSVNDEIDKLRHSATSSLFDRDDVIIVSSVSCIYGLGSPEEYSSLVLSLRVGDEISRNKIMEKLISIQYMRNDIEFTRGNFRVRGDVIEIFPASRSENSVRIEMFGDEIDRIREINPLTGEVLSELEHIAIYPASHFVAGDEKTKEAIKRIRAELEERLKVLNMENKLLEAQRLEQRTNYDLEMMEEMGFCSGIENYSLHLTLREPGSTPYTLLDYFPDDWLLVVDESHVTLPQVRGMFNGDRARKQVLVDYGFRLPTALDNRPLNFEEFEKKLNQAIFVSATPGDFELENSTKITEQIIRPTGLLDPIIDIRPVSDQVFDITKEAEKIIAKGERVLITTLTKKMAESLTAYLKENGLKVEYLHSDIKTLERTEIIRNLRLGKFDILIGINLLREGLDIPEVSLVAILDADKEGFLRGDKALLQTIGRAARNANGRVIMYADNITRSMRKAIDETNRRREIQMAYNEEHGITPQTIIKDIRDSISAKKEVINDEEILELEETTNINDDNIEEHLAELEQQMFTAAEKFEFEQAAKLRDTIAELKEKYKL; encoded by the coding sequence TTGGAAATTAATAGATTACATGTTGATTTTGATCTTCAGAGTAAGTATGATCCTAAAGGCGATCAGATTAATGCGATTGCCGAACTTACGGAAGGTTTAAATAACGGAGAAAAATATCAAACATTACTTGGTGCTACTGGTACTGGTAAGACATTTACAATAGCTAACATAGTAAAAAATGTAGGAAAGCCTACCCTAGTTCTGGCTCATAATAAAACATTAGCTGGACAATTATACAATGAGCTTAAAGAATTTTTCCCGAATAACCGAGTTGAATACTTTGTTTCATACTATGACTACTTCCAACCAGAGGCATACGTTCCATCTACAGATACATATATAGAAAAAGATTCATCTGTGAATGATGAGATAGATAAACTACGACACAGTGCAACATCTTCATTATTCGATCGTGATGATGTTATTATCGTGTCGAGTGTTAGCTGTATATATGGTCTTGGTTCGCCAGAAGAATATTCATCGCTAGTACTATCTCTACGTGTTGGTGATGAAATTAGTAGAAATAAAATAATGGAAAAACTAATCAGTATTCAATATATGAGAAATGATATTGAATTTACTCGTGGTAACTTTAGAGTTCGAGGTGATGTTATTGAAATCTTCCCAGCTTCTCGTAGTGAAAACTCTGTCCGTATAGAGATGTTCGGTGACGAAATTGATCGTATTCGTGAAATTAATCCTTTGACTGGTGAAGTACTAAGTGAACTTGAACATATTGCAATATATCCTGCCAGTCACTTCGTTGCTGGTGATGAAAAAACTAAAGAAGCGATTAAGAGAATTCGAGCTGAACTAGAAGAAAGATTAAAAGTTCTAAATATGGAAAATAAACTTTTAGAAGCTCAACGTCTTGAACAACGTACTAACTATGACCTTGAAATGATGGAAGAAATGGGATTCTGTTCAGGGATAGAGAACTACTCTCTTCATCTTACACTTCGTGAACCTGGTAGTACTCCATACACACTACTAGATTACTTCCCAGATGATTGGCTACTAGTAGTTGATGAATCACACGTTACCCTTCCTCAGGTTCGTGGTATGTTCAACGGAGATAGAGCACGTAAACAAGTGCTTGTAGACTATGGATTCAGATTACCTACGGCTCTGGATAACAGACCTTTGAACTTCGAAGAATTCGAGAAAAAACTTAATCAAGCTATTTTCGTTTCAGCAACACCCGGGGACTTTGAGTTAGAAAACAGTACAAAGATTACTGAACAAATCATTCGTCCTACAGGTCTATTAGATCCAATTATCGATATTCGACCTGTTAGTGACCAAGTATTCGATATTACTAAGGAAGCTGAGAAGATTATAGCTAAAGGAGAACGTGTACTTATCACTACTCTAACAAAGAAAATGGCAGAGTCTCTGACAGCTTACCTGAAAGAAAATGGATTAAAAGTAGAATACTTACACTCTGATATTAAAACATTAGAACGAACAGAGATAATTAGAAATCTTCGACTTGGTAAATTCGATATACTAATAGGTATAAACTTACTACGTGAAGGTCTAGATATTCCTGAAGTATCGCTTGTTGCTATTTTGGATGCAGATAAAGAAGGATTTTTACGTGGAGATAAAGCCCTTCTTCAAACAATCGGACGTGCCGCACGTAATGCGAATGGTCGTGTAATAATGTATGCAGATAATATTACTCGAAGTATGAGAAAAGCGATTGATGAGACAAACCGTCGTCGTGAAATTCAAATGGCATATAACGAGGAACATGGTATTACCCCACAAACTATTATTAAGGATATTCGTGATTCTATCAGTGCTAAGAAAGAAGTCATTAACGATGAAGAAATTCTTGAACTTGAAGAAACTACAAATATCAACGATGATAATATTGAGGAACACTTAGCAGAATTAGAACAACAAATGTTCACTGCTGCAGAAAAATTTGAATTCGAACAAGCTGCAAAACTTCGTGATACTATCGCAGAACTAAAAGAGAAATATAAACTATAG
- a CDS encoding M42 family metallopeptidase: protein MQQTIDYLKKLTSIPSPTGFTREVADYLVEELERLGYKPIRTNKGGVNVIVKGKDDTKHRVVTAHVDTLGAMVRGVKADGRLKMAKIGGYPWNMIEGENCLVHVASTGKTVSGTILIHQTSTHVYKDAGTAERTEDNMEVRLDAKVRNEKETRNLGIDVGDFISFDPRTTITDTGFIKSRFLDDKVSAAILLDLLRIYKEENLELPNTTHFMFSVFEEVGHGANSNLPKEAVEYLAVDMGAMGDDQQTDEYTVSICVKDASGPYNYEFRNHLVQLAKDNDIQYKLDIYPYYGSDASAAMRAGAEVKHALLGAGIESSHSYERTHIDSVEQTQKLVNAYLRSTLV from the coding sequence ATGCAACAAACAATAGATTATTTAAAAAAACTTACTAGTATTCCTTCACCAACAGGTTTCACAAGAGAAGTCGCAGACTACCTAGTGGAAGAACTAGAAAGATTAGGATATAAACCTATTCGAACTAACAAAGGTGGGGTAAATGTAATAGTTAAAGGTAAGGACGATACTAAACATCGTGTAGTAACTGCACATGTAGATACATTAGGTGCGATGGTACGTGGTGTTAAAGCAGATGGTCGCTTAAAAATGGCTAAAATCGGTGGTTATCCATGGAATATGATAGAAGGTGAAAACTGTCTTGTTCATGTAGCAAGTACAGGAAAAACTGTTAGTGGTACTATCTTAATTCATCAAACTAGTACTCATGTATATAAAGATGCAGGAACAGCAGAACGTACTGAAGATAATATGGAAGTAAGGCTAGATGCAAAGGTAAGAAACGAAAAAGAAACACGTAATCTTGGAATAGATGTAGGTGATTTTATAAGTTTTGATCCTAGAACTACCATTACAGATACAGGATTCATTAAGAGTAGATTTCTAGATGACAAAGTAAGTGCAGCTATCTTACTAGATTTATTAAGAATATATAAAGAAGAAAATCTTGAACTTCCAAATACAACACACTTTATGTTCAGTGTGTTTGAAGAAGTAGGGCATGGAGCTAACTCAAATCTTCCTAAAGAAGCAGTAGAATACCTTGCGGTAGATATGGGTGCAATGGGTGATGACCAACAAACTGATGAATATACAGTATCTATCTGTGTGAAGGATGCGAGTGGTCCATATAACTATGAATTCCGCAATCATCTAGTACAATTAGCAAAAGATAATGATATTCAATATAAATTAGATATTTATCCATATTATGGTAGTGATGCATCAGCTGCGATGAGAGCAGGAGCGGAGGTGAAACACGCACTGCTAGGGGCTGGTATAGAATCAAGCCACTCTTATGAAAGAACACATATTGATTCAGTAGAACAAACTCAAAAATTAGTTAATGCTTATTTACGAAGTACGTTAGTATAG
- a CDS encoding RluA family pseudouridine synthase: protein MDTQKIIYTSPKSERIDKFLQQELTDVSRTNIQNLISEGYIKVDGNNIKTNYKLKEGNVITIDYKEPEELDVVKQDIPVDIVYEDNDLIIVNKAKGMVVHPSVGHKDGTLVNALLFHSELSSINGTIRPGIVHRIDKDTSGLLIVAKNDKAHVKLSEMIANKDVKRKYYALVHGSIKHDYGTIDAPIARNPKERKEMAIIDEGKPSITHFKVIDRFEKYTLIECELETGRTHQIRVHMKYINHPLVGDPVYGPRKTLNTNGQALHSKSIEFNHPITGEHLYFETEIPEYMVETMSKLDK from the coding sequence ATGGATACACAAAAAATTATATATACTTCACCGAAAAGTGAGAGAATTGATAAATTTTTACAACAAGAATTAACAGATGTTTCTAGAACAAATATCCAGAACTTAATTTCTGAAGGTTATATTAAAGTAGATGGGAATAATATTAAAACTAATTATAAGTTAAAAGAAGGTAATGTTATTACTATCGATTACAAAGAACCTGAAGAGTTAGACGTAGTAAAACAAGATATCCCAGTGGATATTGTCTATGAAGATAATGATTTAATCATTGTAAATAAAGCTAAGGGTATGGTTGTTCACCCATCTGTAGGACATAAAGACGGAACATTAGTTAATGCTTTATTATTCCACAGTGAACTTTCAAGTATTAACGGTACTATTAGACCTGGTATCGTTCATAGAATAGATAAAGATACATCAGGTTTACTAATCGTTGCCAAAAATGATAAAGCACACGTTAAATTATCAGAAATGATTGCGAATAAAGATGTTAAGAGAAAATATTACGCTCTAGTACACGGAAGTATTAAGCACGACTATGGGACTATTGATGCACCGATTGCTCGTAATCCAAAAGAACGCAAAGAAATGGCTATTATTGATGAAGGTAAACCATCTATTACACACTTTAAGGTTATAGACAGATTTGAGAAATATACTCTTATTGAATGTGAATTAGAAACTGGACGTACTCACCAAATTAGGGTACACATGAAATATATTAACCACCCATTAGTAGGGGATCCAGTATATGGTCCAAGAAAAACTTTAAATACAAATGGACAGGCACTTCATTCGAAAAGTATTGAATTCAATCATCCAATTACAGGTGAACACCTATACTTTGAAACAGAAATACCAGAATATATGGTTGAAACAATGTCTAAATTAGATAAATAG
- the csn2 gene encoding type II-A CRISPR-associated protein Csn2 produces MKIINKNWQRKIEIEDNIIYTLVFENKKYYRENIIELVNQHKSNEGSYILSNDNKEISFDKNSYIITDIFNIDINNKKVLSKIYSSLLKEIVEDISSYNELSTNIRVYFEKLIFNSSLEIEQGEEIDMSSLLKLGDFKIHVENDDILENFVKFLKVLTELCCFKIIFVVGLHTVFTQEEIIEIYKEVCLNKINIINVEYQQFNNLSAKNYKEIVYIFDKDNCEI; encoded by the coding sequence ATGAAGATTATTAATAAAAACTGGCAGAGAAAAATAGAAATAGAAGACAATATTATTTATACATTAGTTTTTGAAAATAAAAAGTATTATCGAGAAAATATAATTGAATTAGTCAATCAACATAAAAGTAATGAAGGAAGTTATATCTTGTCAAATGATAATAAAGAAATATCATTTGATAAGAATAGTTATATTATTACCGATATATTTAATATAGATATAAATAATAAAAAAGTACTATCAAAAATATACAGTTCATTACTTAAAGAAATAGTTGAAGATATTTCAAGTTATAATGAATTATCAACAAATATTAGAGTATATTTTGAAAAATTAATATTTAATAGTTCTTTAGAAATTGAACAAGGTGAAGAGATAGATATGTCGTCGTTATTAAAACTAGGGGATTTTAAAATACATGTTGAAAATGATGATATTTTAGAAAATTTTGTAAAATTCTTAAAAGTATTAACAGAACTATGTTGTTTTAAAATTATTTTTGTAGTAGGACTTCACACCGTTTTCACGCAAGAAGAAATAATAGAAATTTATAAAGAAGTATGTTTGAATAAAATAAATATCATAAATGTAGAGTATCAACAATTTAATAATTTATCTGCAAAAAATTATAAAGAAATAGTTTATATTTTTGATAAAGATAATTGTGAAATATAG
- a CDS encoding UDP-N-acetylmuramoyl-tripeptide--D-alanyl-D-alanine ligase, with amino-acid sequence MKYLVTDLEKILNAKKANITSNVEITGIAIDSRKVKQGDLFIPFLGENVDGHNFIESAFEKGAAASLSLKDDFVSENNIIYVNDSYEAIQTLAKHYLESLNAKTIAITGSNGKTTTKDIITSVLSTKYKVHKTQGNFNNELGVPITILAAPEDSEILVLEMGADDFGQLDFLSKLVEPDYTVITNIGESHIEFFKSREGIAKAKFEITNGMKKDGYFVYNGDEVLIKTLVDSSEINATSCGENSYNDIILESYTITRDKIDFKLNISDEQYFTKLKGKHNLYNIMFATAIASKIGLTNEEIHKAIENTVEITGMRLQSIPYKEDSLIINDAYNASPTSMKAGVDVVSSYDDFDYKTLVLGSMFELGPNEVNYHGEVGEYISENTNDIDLVISVGDLAENITKQIKNDKIKTLHFPTTAEVSEYLKNNKHKNEVILFKASRSMKLETIIEEITK; translated from the coding sequence ATGAAATATTTAGTTACAGACTTAGAAAAAATATTAAATGCAAAAAAAGCAAATATTACTAGCAATGTAGAAATTACTGGTATCGCTATTGATAGTAGAAAAGTTAAACAAGGTGACTTATTCATTCCCTTCTTAGGTGAAAATGTCGATGGTCACAACTTTATAGAAAGTGCCTTTGAAAAAGGTGCTGCAGCAAGTTTATCTTTAAAAGATGACTTTGTTTCTGAAAATAACATTATCTACGTAAATGATAGTTACGAAGCAATTCAAACTCTAGCAAAACACTATTTAGAAAGTTTAAATGCCAAGACTATCGCAATCACAGGTAGTAACGGTAAGACTACTACTAAAGATATTATTACAAGTGTATTATCAACAAAATATAAAGTTCACAAAACACAAGGAAACTTTAACAACGAACTTGGTGTACCAATTACTATTCTTGCTGCACCTGAAGACAGTGAAATACTAGTTCTTGAAATGGGGGCTGATGATTTTGGACAACTTGACTTTTTATCTAAGTTAGTTGAACCTGATTATACAGTAATTACTAATATTGGTGAAAGTCACATTGAATTCTTCAAATCACGCGAAGGAATTGCTAAAGCTAAATTCGAAATTACTAATGGTATGAAGAAAGACGGATACTTCGTATATAACGGAGATGAAGTTCTTATAAAAACATTAGTAGATTCTTCAGAAATCAATGCAACATCATGTGGTGAAAACAGCTATAACGATATTATTCTAGAGAGCTACACAATTACACGTGATAAAATTGATTTCAAACTTAATATAAGTGATGAACAATACTTCACAAAATTAAAAGGAAAACATAATCTATACAACATTATGTTCGCAACAGCAATCGCAAGTAAGATTGGATTAACTAACGAAGAAATCCACAAAGCTATTGAAAATACTGTGGAAATAACAGGCATGCGTCTACAAAGTATTCCATACAAAGAGGATTCACTAATAATCAACGATGCATATAACGCTAGCCCTACTTCTATGAAAGCCGGTGTTGATGTAGTAAGTAGTTATGATGACTTCGATTATAAAACACTTGTTCTAGGAAGTATGTTCGAACTAGGACCTAACGAAGTTAACTATCACGGTGAAGTTGGAGAATATATTTCTGAAAACACAAACGATATCGACCTAGTAATCAGCGTTGGTGACCTAGCAGAAAACATTACAAAACAAATTAAAAACGACAAAATAAAAACACTACATTTCCCTACTACAGCAGAAGTTAGTGAATATCTAAAAAATAACAAACACAAAAACGAAGTTATCTTATTCAAAGCAAGCCGTTCTATGAAACTAGAGACTATTATTGAAGAGATAACGAAGTAA
- the fba gene encoding class II fructose-1,6-bisphosphate aldolase, which translates to MVLVPAKDMLVKAREEGYAVGHFNINNLEWTKAILEACEEAKSPVILGVSEGAVKYMTGFRTVAAMVAAMVEEMKITVPVALHLDHGSYEGTQKAIAAGFSSVMFDGSHYPFEENIAKSKEMIALAHSKGLSIECEVGSIGGEEDGVIGSGELADPNECKTMADLGIDFLAAGIGNIHGKYPENWAGLSFETLEKISNITGGIPLVLHGGSGIPTDQIQKAISLGVSKVNVNTECQLAFAEATRKYIEEGGDQKPKGFDPRKLLNPGFEAIKAMVHEKIDIFGSRNKA; encoded by the coding sequence ATGGTTTTAGTACCAGCAAAAGACATGCTTGTAAAAGCAAGAGAAGAAGGATATGCAGTAGGGCATTTCAACATCAATAACTTAGAGTGGACAAAAGCTATTTTAGAAGCTTGTGAAGAAGCAAAAAGTCCAGTTATCTTAGGTGTAAGTGAAGGAGCAGTTAAATACATGACTGGTTTCAGAACTGTTGCAGCTATGGTTGCAGCTATGGTTGAAGAAATGAAAATCACAGTTCCTGTTGCATTACACTTAGACCACGGTTCATACGAAGGAACTCAAAAAGCTATCGCAGCTGGATTTAGTTCAGTAATGTTCGATGGATCTCACTATCCATTCGAAGAAAATATTGCTAAATCTAAAGAAATGATCGCTTTAGCACACTCTAAAGGATTATCAATCGAGTGTGAAGTTGGTTCAATCGGTGGAGAAGAAGATGGAGTTATCGGTTCTGGTGAATTAGCTGATCCAAACGAATGTAAAACAATGGCTGACTTAGGAATTGACTTCTTAGCAGCAGGTATTGGTAACATCCACGGTAAATACCCAGAAAACTGGGCTGGATTAAGCTTTGAAACATTAGAAAAAATTTCTAACATCACAGGTGGAATTCCATTAGTATTGCACGGTGGTTCAGGTATCCCAACTGACCAAATCCAAAAAGCTATCTCTCTAGGAGTATCTAAAGTTAACGTTAACACTGAATGTCAATTAGCGTTTGCTGAAGCTACACGTAAATACATTGAAGAAGGTGGAGATCAAAAACCTAAAGGTTTTGACCCTCGTAAATTATTAAACCCTGGATTTGAAGCTATTAAAGCTATGGTTCACGAAAAAATCGATATCTTCGGTTCAAGAAACAAAGCATAA